From a region of the Osmia lignaria lignaria isolate PbOS001 chromosome 10, iyOsmLign1, whole genome shotgun sequence genome:
- the Mob2 gene encoding MOB kinase activator 2 isoform X1, with protein sequence MLRSPARVVLQDSSASTSSTLSAPPTPVHHGAASGSAGTASGSSSSVSSRLSLLDTCHRKIRFFGELVAKARRKEKDAGTTEDPKLYLEEAALERQLPELDLRMLVDLPPGLDYNEWLASHTLALFDHINLVYGTISEFCTMTGCPDMTGPGLRTYLWFDEKGKKTRVAAPQYIDYVMTFTQRTVSDETIFPTKYANEFPSSFESIVRKILRLLYHVVAHIYHCHFREVALLGLHAHLNCVFAHLTLLNQRFNLIDPKETEILGDLEAALLGDSTSSSAPSQTLAIQETPTTAT encoded by the exons ATGCTACGTTCACCGGCACGCGTCGTTCTTCAGGATTCTTCCGCTTCGACGTCCTCGACCCTGTCGGCTCCACCGACGCCGGTTCACCACGGCGCCGCTTCCGGTTCAGCAGGCACCGCCTCTGGCTCCAGCTCCAGCGTCTCCTCGCGTCTTTCTCTTCTCGACACCTGCCACAGGAAGATCAGGTTCTTCGGCGAGCTTGTCGC AAAAGCCCGACGAAAGGAGAAGGATGCGGGAACCACAGAAGATCCGAAATTGTACCTCGAGGAGGCGGCTCTTGAAAGGCAGCTGCCAGAACTGGACCTGAGGATGTTGGTCGATCTACCACCAGGTTTGGACTACAACGAGTGGCTGGCCTCTCACACCCTGGCACTATTCGATCACATAAACCTCGTTTACGGAACGATATCTGAATTTTGCACGATGACGGGCTGTCCCGACATGACTGGTCCTGGCTTAAG AACTTATCTGTGGTTCGATGAGAAGGGAAAGAAAACGAGAGTGGCAGCGCCACAATATATAGATTATGTTATGACTTTTACACAACGCACCGTTAGTGACGAAACTATATTTCCTACGAAGTATG CAAATGAATTTCCTAGCTCGTTCGAATCGATAGTGCGTAAGATCCTGCGGCTACTGTACCACGTGGTGGCACACATTTACCACTGCCACTTCAGAGAGGTAGCACTCTTGGGGTTGCACGCTCACCTCAATTGTGTGTTTGCCCACCTCACGCTCCTTAATCAACGCTTCAACCTGATCGATCCGAAGGAAACGGAGATCTTAGGGGACTTGGAGGCAGCTCTCTTGG GTGACTCGACGTCATCATCAGCGCCTTCACAGACCTTAGCCATCCAGGAGACTCCGACCACAGCCACCTAG
- the LOC117611890 gene encoding uncharacterized protein LOC117611890, whose product MVSGEDCTYNDTTEASNITSLQSDNSCVVNTNFKEAEFVKKEDNTFEQFSHKDCKCYGIHSPLNHGVVSEHCGRPNTVQELPKDLQKNQCTMKQIQSTAPCLCRTHKINAYTLPLKHKNGPHSRPFWCRFKWKWPKKTYLEKKDAMYEVNLRSSKCAHYNKPFMYCEISEGIPNKRKQNPPKVVKPEEKEKGKEIKVTEKIEIYYFDHGNSAYYRTTDSPPILATEKCAEKTDQAATRFWAEIFGTIHIGTAFVTAFILQFLRFILYSVIRPLTVGILQLLADYFIKPLLSIIFNALIQPVLILLYNIATSLRDLCEPIAEAMGLFLRELANVCAAIRIVEVKQGTAPSAVCT is encoded by the exons ATGGTATCTGGGGAGGATTGTACTTATAATGACACAACAGAAGCTTCTAATATAACATCTTTGCAATCGGATAATAGTTGCGTAGTTAATACCAATTTCAAGGAAGCTGAATTTGTAAAGAAAGAGGATAATACTTTTGAACAATTTAGtc ATAAAGATTGTAAATGTTACGGGATACATTCACCACTGAACCATGGAGTAGTTTCAGAACATTGTGGAAGACCCAACACAGTACAGGAATTACCTAAGGATTTACAGAAAAACCAATGTACAATGAAACAAATTCAATCTACTGCACCGTGTTTATGCCGTAcccataaaat CAATGCCTATACTTTACCCTTAAAACACAAAAATG GTCCACATTCACGACCATTTTGGTGTCGTTTTAAGTGGAAATGGCCAAAGAAAAcctatttagaaaaaaaagatgcAATGTACGAGGTAAACTTAAGATCATCAAAGTGTGCTCATTATAACAAG CCCTTTATGTACTGTGAAATATCAGAAGGGATACCtaataaaagaaaacagaatCCTCCTAAAGTAGTAAaaccagaagaaaaagaaaaagggaaagagaTAAAAGTGactgaaaaaattgaaatctatTACTTTGATCACGGGAATTCTGC GTACTATCGTACCACGGATTCACCACCGATACTGGCAACTGAAAAATGTGCCGAGAAGACTGATCAGGCAGCAACACGCTTCTGGGCTGAAATATTTGGAACAATTCATATAGGCACCGCTTTCGTAACAgcatttattttacaattccTCCGATTCATACTTTACAGCGTAATCAGACCCCTGACTGTGGGCATCTTGCAACTGTTGGCAGATTACTTCATAAAGCCTCTTCTGTCCATCATATTCAATGCATTGATACAACCAGTACTGATACTGTTATACAACATTGCAACCTCTTTAAGGGATCTTTGCGAACCTATCGCAGAGGCCATGGGTCTGTTCTTACGCGAACTTGCTAATGTCTGTGCGGCAATTAGAATTGTGGAAGTTAAACAGGGCACTGCTCCTTCAGCTGTTTGCACTTGA